GGAGGGCAGCCGGCGATGGACGCCGACGGCGCGTACGGCCGCCGCAGTCGCCATGGACGAACGTTGCAGGGCACGAAATTGAGAAATAGTGAAGAAGAGATTGCAGATGAAGAGTAGGGGGGGGGTGTGAACGACACCAGTGCGGAGGCAGTCGCAGCAGCAGCTCGCCGACGGTGGAACGCCGGCGCATCGAGGAGGAAGGAGCAGCGGCTCGGAAGGAACAGAGAAATTGTTCTCGTTTGGGGAGGATGATGCTGGAACAAGGCGTACGACCTGGGCTGTTACCATCGAAATAAAAAGTTGTGGGCCTACGCGGCCCGATTACTGAGAGAAAACCCAGCTAGCTCTGCGGAGCAGCGGCCCGCGAGACAGGGCGTGCAGCGCGTTAGCGATCACGGACGACCAGAATTGATCTAGAGCGTATGTTCGAGCGATCCAACGGCTGAGACACTCAAATCGCTGTGAAGGCTCTTAACTAGCCTTGTTTATACTGTTTCTCAATGGAAACATGATCATTCTCAAAACACAAAATTGGAAATATAATTATCACTGCAGTGGTATCACCAGTCGACAAAAAAATGAAAATATTGCTGCAGGAAAATGGTTTCACACAAAGAAGTAAACATTGAGGTATCAATGAAAACAGCATATTTCTTTCACAACCGCAGCATAGTGAGGACACATAACCACCGGTTTCTCGAAACTCGATGCAAAATTGGCGCAAAAATGCCCGGGCTACACAAGTTTTCGCATATAGTGAATTCAAATTCCTGTAAAAAGGAAATGAAAAACTAGTACacactttttttttgagaaacacatGTAACTTTATTCATACTCATAACAATTACATGTACCCTGATTTGACTTAAGATCAAAAAGAAAATACAAAGTACTCCTATGACTAAGGATTaaaatgaaatctcttgaaaacactTTCTTCGCGGTATTACATGCCGGAAGAAATACTTCAAAGACTTTGGTAAAGAGGCTAAAATTGATCTGGAGTTGACATGGGTATATCTGCCGTCGAATCAGTATATCTTAAAAAAATTATCTAAAGATCCAAGGTGAAAAAAAGGAGTTGACATGGGTGGGCAGTCTGAGTTAAGTGGGCCAGTCCAATGGGGCTACGGCCTATCACCAGTTGACAAACAAACTAAAATATTTCTGCAGGAAAATGGTTTCACACAAAAAAGTAAACATTGAGGTATCAATGATAGCAGTATATTTCTTTCCAACCGCAACATAATGAGGACACATAACGACCGGCCTCGATGCAAAATTGGCGCAAAAAAGCCCGGGCTACACAAGTTTTCGCACATAGTGGATTCAAATTCCtgtaaaaatgaaatgaaaaactaGTACACAATTCCTTTTTTCAGAAATACCTGTAACTTTATTCATACTCATAACAATTACATGTGCACTGATTTGACTTAAGATAAAAAAATACAAAGTAACTCCTATGcctaagaattacaatgaaatcttTTGAAAACACCTTCTTCACGGCATCAAATCTCTGCCCCAAGAAATACTTCAAATACTTTGGTAAAGAGGCGACAATTGAACTGGAGTAACGATGTTGTCACTCTTGCACCCGCATGAACATTATCAATAATGATTTTTGCCTTGAATCGCCCATCTGAAAAGATGAAAAACCTTGATCGGTGAACGTACTTGGACCGGGAATGATTTCCTAAAAATATAGGGCGTCGAATCACTATATGTTGAAAAATTATTCTCATAAACTATGACGATCATTAGATGTTGACGAAGAAGATAGTGTTGAAGATCCGAGAGGACAAAAGGAGTTGGCATGGGTGGGCAGTCTGAGTTAAGTGGGCCAGTCCCCCAGGGCTATGGCCGGGGCGTGAACCCCGCAGCACAAATGCCCGTCCAGGCCTGTCGGCCCGGAGACGCGCGCCTGCTCGTGCACAGGGAACGCCATGGTATAGGTATATGCTTGCGGTGTCCAATTCCTGCCTGTCTTATTCCCTCTTTCTTCGTATAAATAAGCCCACGAAACGACACCCATGCCACAAGCCCCCTTTAGCCCTCCGCGGCTGGAGTGACAAGAGTGACAAGCGTGCGCCACCACGCTCGGCGGGTGCGACGGGCAGGTGGTGCGTCTATATGCCGGTCTACGCTGTGCTCAGGTGCCAATGTGGTACTATTAATTTAGTGTAATAGTAATATCCTTTTTTTTAGAAGATCAGGGCGAGCTTAATTAAAGGGAGCTAGCCTAGATGGGCCGCGTAAAGGAACCAGCCGGCCAGGCCGCCTCGAGCGTGAGTGCGCGAGCCCACTCAAAGGCCTCGGCCGCGAGGCAAAAAGCCCTAAAAAAACCGCGAGCCAGGAAAAAAAATAAACGCTTTCGTCCATCCCGTGGTCTGTCGCCCCGCATCATCCGAAGCGCAACTGCCGCCGCCGAAGCCTACCTCCTCGCGCCGCGCCACCTTCCGCCGCCAACTCGTCATCGCGTGCCGGCACCAGAGGTAAGGCAGGTCCTCTCGATTTTATATAtgtagagggagagagagaggttggGGGACGACGTGGTCGAGGATCCACCGCCGCCACGCGCCATCTGGCCGGATCTGGCATGGCCGCTCTGCTGTTGGGAGGGCCTCGGTGGGGTAGGAGCGGGGGGAAGATAGATACGAGGAGCTCTCGGTGGGCGAGCTTCTGATTTGCGATTGGGGCCACTACTGATTCTACCTGCTATTGAGTTAGGGTTTGGCTGCTGGTGCTGCTGAATTGTGAGAAAAATTAGAGAGGGGAGGGCCAATGCGGATGTATATGATGATTGATGCTCCTACTGATTTTCTTcctttgctgctgctatatgatataAGGTTTCCTGGAGGAGATCAAGAGTGAAGGTACAGACGCTCCCGTGTCGCTCGCACAACCCTAGATGTCCGTGGTGCGaggggcggcggtggagggagcGTGGTCCCTTCCGGCGCCGATGGAGCCGACCGCCGCCGCGGACGGGCCTCAGGTGTCGGAGGTGGACTCGTTCCGGCGCCAGGTCGATGACCTCCTCTCCAAGACCGACGTGGTAACCCCCGCCCCTCCTAACCTCGGTATTAAACTCTGTCTCGCCTCGGCAGTGATCTGCAGAACTGACTCTGGTTGGTGTGGCATGTGTGTTGCAGCTGGAGAAGAGGGTGAACGAGGTGGTAGGGTTCTACAATAACAAGAAGCACAGCAGTGGAGGGCGCAAGGCTGGCGGCAGGTACGCGGCAAACGGTGCCAGGGACAGCCACGGCAATGGGATGCCCGACCTCATGCGCCAGTTTGCTGGTATCATTCGCCAGGTGATGATCTTTCTTCTGCTATGCTTTATCCCATGATTCATTATGTCAATTTATGCTGTTGCTTGTGTAGTCGTGTTTGCTGGCTTAGTCATGTTATATTCTTGCATCCTGGAGCATGTTCTACAAAGTCGGCTTGGTGCTAAGTTTGTAATTCGCAGGTTAATTTAGAACAATTTGCAGTGCTTTTTTCTATCTCACAGATCTTATTAATAAATATGGCGACCTAGATGCTTGTAGATATTGCCAGCACATACTGCCTCTGTTCTTTCCAGCAAGAGAGATTTCTGCTGGAAAATCAAGTTTTCTGTCTCAAGTTTCGAACACTCCTAAATCTGTGTTTGCTTCCATGAACAGGGATAAAGCATACAATCTAGTTCTTTTTGGCTGTTATTGGTACTCCATTCTCTATTTCTGGTCTTATAGCGTAGTGCATGAAATAAGACTAAAAAATTGGTCTCGAGCTTGTGCCAAATGAGATCATCTGAACGTAAACAATTCCTTGTGATGAATTTTAAAAGCAGCTTTTTATTGGTAGTGTATTTGAGATTGATTCGACCACTATATGTGGACAACCTTTTTTAATCTAGTTTTCTACGGCCTAATACTCAATACAAAGTTAATGGTTCTTGGGCACCTTCAAATTTGTATTGAGCTACTGCAGTTAAAATCACAAAATGTGTGATCTCTTTTCCCTATGAAAAGATTTCTGTTGATCTTTACAAATTTTGGCACTTGATCTTCTCTGCTATATTCATTTTCTTCCAGATTACATCTCATGAATGGGCACAGCCGTTTTTGCAACCGGTAGATGTCGTAGGTCTTCAACTTGATGACTATCACCAGGTAATATTGCCAGTACATTTTGGTCTAAATGTAAATCAGTTTTGATTATATTTTTGTGTTACCTGATGTTGGCAAGCAATCAGGATCTGAAAAAAGAAAGCAGGTTTTATTGATATCACCATACTCCTGAGTTGCTGCAGGATTTGTGCTTTTCTGTCTCCAACATACTTTCAGTTGACATGTTGTTGCATTTTATTAGAATATTTTCTATCTCAATGGAAAAACATAATCCTGTATATGCTTTGAAATCCAAATACTGTAAATCTATTTGTTTTATCGCTATTTTTTGCCTTCTTCCGTGTACATGAAATTGAAAACCATTGCTTGGAACTCCAAATACTGTAATCACCCCTAATCTATAGAAGGAAAATCTGGCATATTAGGCTATCTGTTTCTTATGTAACTATTAATTGGTTTGAGACTTGTTATTTACCTTCTTTAGTTTTCTTCGACTTGATGGAGCCCCTGAGTTGTTAGCACATATGTTTCTCTATATTTGGCATATCAATAAGATGGAGTTGCTTTGTTGGTTTCTTTACCTGGATCTTGGTTGTGGTGATTCATATATTTGGTTTCTACATTTTGCAGATTATAACAAAACCTATGGATTTCTCGACCATCCGAAACAAAATGGAAGGGAAGGAAAGTACCACATATAACAGTGTCCGAGAAATATATTCTGATGTTAGATTAGTTTTTACCAATGCAATGAAGTACAATGCTGTAGGTCACCCTGTTCACATAATGGCCAAGTTCCTACTCGAGAGATTTGAGGAGAAATGGCTTCACCTTCTCCCTAAAGTTGAGAACGAGGTGGATATTTGTAGTCGCATATATTACCATTTTTGTTCTGATATGGATATGTGCCATTTAGCGTTTGACAACAGTAAGTTGGGTCCTATTCTTTCAGGAAAGGGAACATGAGGAACCAAATGATGCTCCAACCAAAAACATTTCTCCAGAAGCTGCCATTGCAAAATTAGCTGAAGATACTGGTAATGAGGTTGGCCCTCTCATGTACTGTTATCTCTTTATTGTGTATGTATTGATTGAAGCATTATATACTGACTGGCTCATGTTTAGTATAGATTGTTCAGAAAAATAGGTCCCAGATTTTTTTATCAATGTGTTTCTGTTATTTTTTAGCTTTTGTCTGTTGATGTACCAATAAGAAATCCTTTCTTGACTAAGAGGAGTATACGCCTTGCATATTCACAAGCCAATTGCATACTGCTGCAACCCCTTGTGTTAGCTTGTTTGGTTAGATATTCAGCACCTTTTATTTCTTGTCTTGCAGCTGAATGAGATTAACAAGCAGCTGCAGGAGCTCCAGAAAATGGTGGTTCAGAGATGCAGGTTTGTGTTAGTTGTTCATGTCATGCACATCGATTtgactgtttgctatgtattttttTGCGGGGTGTGCGCTGACCCTAAAAAGGTCATACATTTGCTAAGCTCTTGATATTGCAGGAAAATGACCACGGACGAGAAGAGAAAACTCGGCGCAGGTCTTTGCCAATTGTCTCCAGAAGATCTCAACAAGGCGCTAGAGTTGGTCGCGCAAGACAATCCTAGCTTCCAAACTACAGCAGAAGAAGTGGACCTTGACATGGATGCTCAGGTAAAGTCTTTGTGCTAAGTGCTAACCAACCCCCAAGCACTGCTCCTCCAAGCATCACGCATTGGTTATCATGTTAACCAACCGTGCTTCATGTGTGTGTGGGTGCAGAGCGAGACGACCCTCTGGAGGCTGAAGTTCTTTGTGAGGGAAGCATTGGAACAACAGGCGAATGAAAACACGAAGAGGAAGAACGACATGTACAATGCTCTAGCCAAGACCGATTCGAAACGGATCAAGAGATAACTTTAGCGGCTCGGCCTTtctgatggttcatggtatttctGTAGTCTGTAGAATAGGGCCATGTTCTCCCTTGTGTGAAGACATGTTGTATATATATACGAAGATGAATCTGCACTAAGATATGCTTGGTCGCACCCGGTCTCCTGTGGCATGTGTAGCATGCTATTGGTAGCTATATACGTAAAATAAAGAGCAATGTTGAACTCCTCTGAGAAACAAGAATTGTTCCTCGAAAAAGATAACATCAAATATGGCGAACTGTTTGTTTTGCTACAGAAAATTAACGGTGTGTACTCTGCACATGGCAGTGCGAATGACATGAAAATTCACCAGGAATCCTGACTCAAGAATAAAACAGAGGTGATTGATTTCCCGGTCTTGAGTCTAGATGCCCACTGGTTCACTTGATAGGGCAAATTTTCTAACTCATCAGCTTGCTTGAAGAAGGAATTTTTCTTGGGGGGCTGCACAAAGATAGTCAAAATATAACCCCCCAAAAGAAATGAATCCATGCTTTCGACATGCGTGCCTCAGAGTATTACGCTGCGGATATCACCAGAGCCGCACACTGGTCGTCCGCGGGCACACTCATCCAGAATTCACCGATGCTTTTGCATCATCATCGGCACGCCGAAATCGATCAAACCACGAAGAAAGAAGACATCAACTAAACCGAAAAGAAAAAGATGCCTCGAATCGGAGATCTCACAGGCAAGTCAAGAAGGAGCACAGCGACTGAAACTGACGCAGCACGACCAGCGAAATAAAACAGAATCACAAATTTCAAAGCGGGATAATTACTCGGGCAGGCAAAGCTGTGTAATTACAGTAGTAGTTACGTAGAAATCAGCAGGCAGCAGGGCTGCCAGACGGGAGATAGACAGGAATGTCCCTGCGAGGGAAGAGAAAGTGACATAATCATGAGGCCATTTTCAACGGAGGGGAACAAAGATGGCGCCAGCGCAAGTTTAAAACTGTTTCTTTTCAGGACGATTTGTTTCTCGGAAATTTGAAACATGGAAAGACCAGAGGAATGAAAATGATGGGTTCCTACTGCTTCCCTGTAGATGTATGTCATCCGGAGTGATATGGGATGACGTGCAAAAGGGTAGCATCGTCTCGTCCTTCTCTGTATCTGCAACAGCCAGAACAATTTTCACTGCGAGAAACATACATATGCAACAAGAACGGTGATTTTAATCTGACGTTGCTGGAGCACGGATCCATCCACGCAACTCTGCCCAACTTGTGTCCACATGGTTTTAATCTGACGTTGCTGCAGCATAGTTTTATAACTAGACCAGTGAATGAAACAACTAGGCTGCTGGGTTCGCCGATTCATCAGGTTTGACCGGTAATTTTTTGATAGGTGCAAATAATGTTTTATGTACTGCTGGCATAATAGAGGCGACAGTTGAGACAGCAGATTTGGTTTATAATCTACACATGAGTCGAACATAGGTGAAATGGTTACGGTTCAAACCGCCATCAGGCCGTTCGGCTGTAAGCCTTATTTCCTTACCATTCGCTAAATACCTTTTTCGAAACTGCAgtgttgctatttttataattcacCAGAAATCCTGAACAAGAAAACAAGAGGATTGGTTTCAGGTGTTCAGTCCAGATGCCCATTGCTTTACACTGCTTAAGTTGATAGCGCGGATTCTAACTCATTATTAGCTTGCTTAAAGAAGAAATTATTCTTGGGGGCACTGCACAAAATATAACCCATGAGTCCTGACTGACTCATTTCTCCAAGGGCTGAAAGGGATATGTATATGGTCAACTACCATTAGGTAGTACTACTCTCATCCCAACGATCAAGCCTCTGTCTTGTCTGCACTTGGCAGATGGTGTCCCTGCGAAATACACAGTCATGCTTAGATACAATGAAACACCAGTGGCATGGAGTACCCTGCTGCGTCTTGGAAGCTCAAGGAGATCGACTCATCGACATGCCGGCTTGGGGATCACAACGCACAATGAATGTGCCTGTGAGA
The sequence above is a segment of the Triticum dicoccoides isolate Atlit2015 ecotype Zavitan chromosome 1A, WEW_v2.0, whole genome shotgun sequence genome. Coding sequences within it:
- the LOC119289495 gene encoding transcription factor GTE1-like translates to MSVVRGAAVEGAWSLPAPMEPTAAADGPQVSEVDSFRRQVDDLLSKTDVLEKRVNEVVGFYNNKKHSSGGRKAGGRYAANGARDSHGNGMPDLMRQFAGIIRQITSHEWAQPFLQPVDVVGLQLDDYHQIITKPMDFSTIRNKMEGKESTTYNSVREIYSDVRLVFTNAMKYNAVGHPVHIMAKFLLERFEEKWLHLLPKVENEEREHEEPNDAPTKNISPEAAIAKLAEDTGNELNEINKQLQELQKMVVQRCRKMTTDEKRKLGAGLCQLSPEDLNKALELVAQDNPSFQTTAEEVDLDMDAQSETTLWRLKFFVREALEQQANENTKRKNDMYNALAKTDSKRIKR